The Prosthecochloris marina genome window below encodes:
- a CDS encoding aminoglycoside phosphotransferase family protein: MPPEKHHLELYFSDLELRKLRIEQVAGDASSREYFRVFSPEKTWILCIDPDFGSFPSAHYPFLEIQRLLTRNSVPVPKVIGSRKSDSSILIEDCGNILLQDMISADPFRNAQLYTKSIDCMTRLQSIKGKQDKLPFNRSFDPEKLMFEFDFFITYAIEKPRFTRLQTLELSTLRKEFRKISETLFRKEHFVLNHRDYHSRNILVSKDNLVLIDFQDARMGLPQYDAVSLLKDSYVTLDEQFVSDMQHYHYRLLRANRLTAMDYDEYLYLFDLMAFQRNVKALGTFFHQAYVLEKKEFEQYITPTLAYLPGYISRQPELATAGEIILNTLMQP; encoded by the coding sequence ATGCCTCCTGAAAAACATCACCTTGAACTATATTTTTCTGACCTGGAGCTCAGGAAACTCCGGATTGAGCAAGTTGCCGGTGACGCATCAAGCCGGGAGTATTTCAGGGTTTTCTCCCCCGAGAAAACCTGGATACTCTGTATTGACCCCGACTTCGGTTCTTTTCCCTCGGCTCACTATCCGTTTCTGGAAATACAGCGCTTGCTCACAAGAAATTCCGTGCCCGTACCGAAGGTTATCGGAAGCCGTAAATCAGACTCATCAATCCTGATCGAAGATTGCGGCAATATCCTGCTCCAGGACATGATATCTGCAGACCCGTTCCGAAACGCTCAGCTTTACACAAAAAGCATCGATTGCATGACTCGCCTGCAGTCAATCAAGGGAAAGCAGGACAAGCTGCCCTTCAATCGGTCGTTCGATCCGGAAAAACTGATGTTCGAATTTGATTTTTTCATCACATATGCTATCGAAAAACCTCGTTTCACCAGACTTCAAACCCTGGAGCTCTCAACGCTGCGAAAGGAATTCAGGAAAATCTCTGAAACACTGTTCAGGAAAGAACATTTCGTGCTCAACCACCGGGACTACCACAGCAGAAACATCCTTGTCTCAAAAGACAATCTTGTGCTTATCGATTTTCAGGATGCAAGAATGGGCCTGCCACAATACGATGCAGTATCGCTGTTAAAAGATTCTTATGTTACGCTTGACGAACAATTTGTTTCCGATATGCAGCACTACCACTATCGACTACTCCGGGCAAACAGGCTTACTGCCATGGATTACGATGAATATCTTTATTTATTCGATCTGATGGCATTTCAAAGAAACGTAAAAGCGCTCGGCACATTTTTCCATCAGGCATACGTTCTCGAAAAAAAAGAATTCGAGCAGTACATAACCCCTACGCTCGCTTACCTCCCCGGTTATATCAGCAGACAACCCGAATTAGCAACGGCCGGTGAGATAATTTTAAATACACTGATGCAACCGTAA
- a CDS encoding B12-binding domain-containing radical SAM protein, with amino-acid sequence MFISTGSSDTSVKSFKILLVAPKGKKDSKSNQKPLFHMALGVLVSITPPKHEIDIIDEHFGDTVDYDADYDLVGITARTIDATRAYEIADNFRKKGKTVILGGIHTSFNPDEASQHADTIVCGEAENMWGTILNDLEHHRLKPYYNAKDFPPVKEIVPLDYKRIAKASLREKVDTTKSIPIYITRGCPYNCSFCVTPNFTGKLYRRQKPEDLKAQIEDAKEAFFKKNGTSSKPWFMLCDENLGINKKRLWQALDMIKECNIMFSVFLSMNFLEDEETVKKLVDAGCFMALVGIESIKQSNLEAYNKSHVNTPEKIIEIIDQCRKAGLNVQGNFLINPSLDNYDDMNDLVDFISRNNIFMPIMQIITPYPGTSMYKEYKEKGLITDEDWEKYNAINVVIRSPHYNSVEFQYRFMQTYYKAYSWKNIINRITHNPHPLMGFVTSFAFRKNLHELLETFESEHGLKRSNKLNLY; translated from the coding sequence ATGTTTATTTCAACAGGTTCTTCGGATACATCAGTAAAATCCTTCAAAATCCTGTTGGTGGCGCCAAAAGGCAAAAAGGACTCCAAGTCAAATCAGAAACCACTTTTTCATATGGCCCTCGGGGTCCTCGTCAGCATCACGCCACCAAAACATGAAATCGACATCATCGATGAGCATTTTGGTGATACAGTCGACTATGATGCTGACTATGATCTTGTTGGCATTACAGCACGTACAATAGATGCTACCAGAGCATATGAAATAGCCGACAACTTCAGAAAGAAAGGCAAGACAGTAATCCTGGGCGGTATTCATACTTCATTCAATCCTGATGAGGCCAGCCAGCACGCAGATACCATTGTCTGCGGCGAAGCCGAGAACATGTGGGGCACTATACTGAACGATCTCGAACATCATCGCTTGAAACCTTACTACAACGCAAAGGATTTTCCACCTGTCAAAGAAATCGTTCCTCTCGACTACAAAAGAATAGCCAAAGCATCACTCCGGGAAAAAGTCGATACGACAAAATCCATTCCTATCTACATCACCAGAGGATGCCCCTATAACTGTTCATTCTGTGTTACTCCGAATTTTACGGGAAAACTCTACCGAAGACAGAAGCCCGAAGACCTCAAAGCGCAGATAGAAGATGCCAAAGAAGCTTTTTTCAAGAAAAACGGAACTTCATCGAAACCCTGGTTCATGTTGTGCGATGAAAACCTGGGTATCAATAAAAAACGACTCTGGCAGGCCCTTGACATGATCAAGGAATGCAATATCATGTTCAGTGTTTTCTTAAGCATGAACTTTCTCGAAGATGAAGAAACAGTAAAAAAACTTGTCGATGCAGGTTGTTTCATGGCACTGGTGGGGATAGAATCGATCAAACAGAGCAATCTCGAAGCTTACAACAAGTCTCATGTCAACACACCTGAGAAAATTATCGAAATCATCGATCAATGCCGGAAAGCAGGACTTAACGTGCAGGGTAATTTCCTCATCAATCCTAGCCTCGACAATTATGATGACATGAACGATCTTGTAGACTTTATCAGCAGGAACAATATATTCATGCCGATCATGCAGATCATCACGCCATATCCTGGCACAAGCATGTATAAAGAATACAAAGAAAAGGGACTGATTACCGATGAAGACTGGGAAAAATACAATGCAATAAACGTCGTGATCCGCTCACCTCATTACAACTCGGTTGAATTTCAGTACCGGTTTATGCAGACCTATTATAAAGCCTATTCGTGGAAAAACATCATCAACAGAATTACACACAACCCTCACCCACTCATGGGTTTTGTCACCAGTTTTGCGTTCAGAAAAAACCTTCATGAACTCTTGGAAACTTTTGAAAGCGAACATGGACTCAAACGTTCTAACAAACTAAATCTTTACTAA
- a CDS encoding nucleotidyltransferase family protein codes for MKAFILAAGFGSRLHPITNSIPKPLIPILNLPAICYTLTLLKEAEIETVICNVHHHAEHIRRFFSDNNNFGIDMHISEETTILGTGGGLKRCETLLDDEPFVLINSDIIADFSLRSLIDAHASSGNAGTLMLFETTEAKTIGDVGINEEQIRDFRNMRKTGLRSDCIYAGAAILDPSIFHHLTMEFSSIVDTGFTGLIERESLGYFRHEGFWQDIGTPQSFWQANIKNRSNILGIAQRIGRQIGIEPHMLSSQAVIADNATVHESIIGRNCHIEDGATVKDSVILPGTTIPKNAKLDRVIAFPQGMLSLE; via the coding sequence ATGAAAGCGTTTATACTGGCTGCAGGGTTCGGCTCACGCCTCCACCCCATTACAAACTCCATCCCCAAGCCCCTCATCCCGATTCTTAACCTTCCCGCCATTTGTTATACTCTCACCCTTTTGAAAGAAGCCGAAATCGAAACGGTAATCTGTAACGTCCATCATCATGCAGAACATATCCGCCGCTTCTTTTCCGATAACAATAATTTCGGGATAGACATGCATATTTCGGAGGAAACTACCATTCTCGGAACCGGAGGGGGGCTAAAACGATGTGAAACGCTGCTTGATGATGAACCCTTTGTTTTAATCAACAGCGACATCATTGCTGATTTCAGCCTGCGCTCGTTAATCGACGCCCATGCATCTTCGGGCAACGCAGGAACGCTCATGCTGTTCGAAACCACCGAAGCAAAAACAATCGGTGACGTCGGCATAAATGAAGAACAAATCAGGGATTTCAGAAACATGCGAAAAACCGGCCTACGCTCCGATTGCATCTACGCAGGAGCGGCCATTCTCGATCCGTCGATATTCCACCACCTTACCATGGAATTTTCAAGTATCGTCGATACGGGTTTCACCGGCCTTATCGAACGCGAAAGCCTCGGCTACTTTCGCCATGAAGGATTTTGGCAGGACATAGGAACACCGCAAAGCTTCTGGCAGGCCAATATCAAAAACCGGAGCAACATTCTTGGGATCGCTCAACGAATAGGCCGGCAAATTGGTATCGAACCGCATATGCTCTCTTCACAGGCTGTCATTGCAGATAATGCAACGGTTCATGAATCGATAATCGGCAGAAATTGCCATATTGAAGACGGCGCGACGGTAAAAGATTCCGTAATCCTCCCAGGGACAACCATCCCGAAAAATGCCAAGCTTGATCGGGTAATAGCTTTTCCACAAGGTATGCTTTCTCTGGAGTGA
- a CDS encoding exo-beta-N-acetylmuramidase NamZ domain-containing protein, which yields MIQTGLDILLQDTSRLKNRNIGLITNQTSVTHDLHYSWHELQKKGFPPKKIFSPEHGLFSTEQDQIAVTTQPDTGSEIISLYGDSAETLLPDESVLQNIDLVIFDIQDIGSRYYTYINTLALFMESVNGRDIEILVLDRPNPLGGQNIEGPLPSGDYRSFVGILPVPPRHGMTAGELARLYFDHKKLDLNLDVIPIHGWKRSSHFSQTGYPWIVPSPNMPTWETALVYPGMCLFEGLNVSEGRGTTTPFLHFGAPFIEPEAVAENIMNLELEGVLFRPTYFKPSFHKYQNGIVGGLFLHVTDKELFRPFLTGVALTKVIHDLYAEKLRFIREVYEFNDLHPAFDLLCGSSSIRTMIEDGQSIEKIKTSWQEDERKFITHKQAYHLYE from the coding sequence ATGATACAAACAGGTCTCGACATACTCCTCCAGGACACCAGCCGTCTGAAAAACCGCAACATCGGCCTGATCACAAACCAGACATCGGTTACCCATGATCTGCACTACTCATGGCATGAGTTGCAAAAAAAGGGCTTCCCCCCGAAAAAAATCTTTTCTCCCGAACACGGTCTCTTCTCGACGGAACAGGATCAGATAGCCGTCACCACGCAGCCTGATACCGGCTCTGAGATAATCAGTCTCTACGGTGATTCCGCAGAGACACTTTTACCGGATGAAAGTGTTTTGCAGAATATCGATCTGGTTATTTTCGATATTCAGGATATCGGTTCGCGTTATTACACCTACATCAATACTCTCGCACTTTTCATGGAAAGCGTAAACGGCCGTGACATTGAAATTCTCGTTCTCGACCGGCCGAATCCTCTGGGAGGACAAAACATCGAAGGCCCACTGCCATCCGGCGATTATCGTTCATTCGTCGGCATACTACCGGTTCCCCCCCGTCACGGGATGACAGCAGGAGAACTCGCCAGGCTGTATTTCGATCACAAAAAACTCGACTTGAACCTTGACGTCATCCCGATCCATGGCTGGAAACGCTCATCGCATTTCTCGCAAACCGGATACCCATGGATAGTCCCTTCACCGAACATGCCAACATGGGAAACCGCTCTGGTTTACCCTGGAATGTGTCTGTTCGAAGGCCTGAACGTCTCGGAAGGACGAGGCACGACAACACCATTCCTCCATTTCGGCGCACCTTTCATCGAACCTGAAGCCGTTGCGGAAAATATCATGAACCTCGAACTTGAAGGAGTACTTTTCCGCCCAACCTACTTCAAGCCATCATTTCACAAGTACCAAAACGGTATTGTAGGAGGATTGTTCCTCCATGTGACCGACAAAGAACTCTTCCGACCATTTCTGACAGGAGTAGCCCTCACAAAAGTGATCCACGACCTGTATGCTGAAAAACTTCGTTTTATCCGGGAGGTTTACGAATTCAACGACCTTCACCCGGCATTCGACCTGCTATGCGGCAGCAGCAGCATCAGAACAATGATCGAAGACGGTCAATCCATCGAAAAAATCAAAACATCGTGGCAAGAGGACGAAAGGAAGTTTATCACCCACAAACAGGCCTATCACCTTTATGAATAA
- a CDS encoding chlorosome envelope protein B yields the protein MSNGSSNDLAGAISGLVDTVAKLGQQQIEVLNNGLKSVSDMVGPLGKTMTDMVGNMASTLNQVLQNVSSTIGGGSK from the coding sequence ATGTCAAACGGATCAAGCAATGATTTAGCAGGTGCAATTTCCGGTCTTGTAGACACTGTAGCAAAACTCGGCCAGCAGCAGATTGAAGTCCTCAACAACGGACTCAAGAGCGTATCTGATATGGTAGGCCCTCTTGGCAAGACCATGACAGATATGGTAGGCAACATGGCCAGTACCCTTAATCAGGTATTGCAGAATGTCTCTTCAACCATCGGTGGCGGATCGAAGTAA